Proteins encoded in a region of the Rutidosis leptorrhynchoides isolate AG116_Rl617_1_P2 chromosome 9, CSIRO_AGI_Rlap_v1, whole genome shotgun sequence genome:
- the LOC139867933 gene encoding F-box/kelch-repeat protein At3g06240-like, with product MHDDILNNILARLPGKSLLRFRCVLQHWNRLISDPSFMESRSRRMILLKHPTPFVVIDEKEAPSLNKIPSPFEEIITEYTKVSIVGTLKGIVILVVTDLCFRCHMYLYNPLTRASKLLDVMDPPSSKFRPFYTFGFGYGATTNDLKIFRFGDLDDPLWITCEVFDIKSSSWRGTSPKYPLKRNTHLWGEGIFLNDCLYWFISVIDFGILALDIKEMVFSNINLPSGKDATKLYYSCADDDDQYVGVILGSLNGCLCMIDKKTDIGFELWMMKEEQGGVKINNPWSKARTFTFGLEYNYYFDNFHPMCILANGKILLTDGSNQFVIFDTSNDSFETVLNTLTNHNDSIRLVVIIEFMRLRSVEYVESLLSPLDLFAV from the coding sequence ATGCATGATGACATTCTTAATAATATTCTTGCTCGACTTCCCGGTAAGTCTTTACTCCGGTTTAGATGCGTATTACAACATTGGAATCGTTTAATTTCAGATCCTTCTTTTATGGAATCGAGATCACGTCGAATGATTCTTCTCAAACACCCAACGCCTTTTGTCGTTATAGACGAAAAGGAAGCTCCTTCTCTAAACAAAATTCCTTCTCCTTTTGAAGAAATTATTACTGAGTATACAAAAGTCTCTATTGTTGGAACGCTCAAAGGCATAGTCATTTTAGTCGTTACTGATTTGTGCTTCCGTTgtcatatgtatttatacaatccgTTAACCCGTGCATCCAAGTTACTAGATGTTATGGATCCACCCTCTTCAAAATTTAGACCTTTCTATACTTTTGGATTTGGATATGGTGCAACGACAAACGACTTGAAGATTTTTAGATTTGGAGATCTTGACGATCCATTGTGGATTACTTGTGAAGTCTTTGATATTAAAAGTAGTTCGTGGCGAGGCACTTCACCAAAGTACCCGCTCAAGAGAAATACTCACTTATGGGGTGAGGGTATATTTCTAAATGACTGTTTATATTGGTTTATTTCTGTTATCGATTTTGGGATCTTAGCTCTCGATATTAAGGAGATGGTGTTTTCGAATATAAATTTACCTAGTGGGAAAGATGCTACTAAGTTGTACTATTCATGTGCAGATGATGATGATCAGTATGTTGGCGTAATTTTGGGTTCACTAAATGGATGCCTTTGCATGATAGACAAGAAGACGGATATTGGATTCGAGTTGTGGATGATGAAAGAAGAACAAGGAGGAGTCAAGATTAATAATCCATGGTCGAAAGCACGTACCTTTACATTCGGTTTGGAATATAACTACTATTTCGACAATTTCCACCCTATGTGTATTTTGGCTAATGGAAAAATTCTTTTGACTGATGGCTCAAACCAGTTTGTTATCTTTGATACGTCAAATGATTCATTTGAAACAGTATTAAATACTCTCACAAATCATAACGATTCGATAAGATTGGTCGTGATTATAGAATTCATGAGATTACGCTCGGTTGAGTATGTAGAAAGCTTGCTTTCACCATTAGATCTTTTTGCTGTTTAA
- the LOC139867934 gene encoding organelle RRM domain-containing protein 1, chloroplastic-like, whose protein sequence is MAARVLFTANQTLISRISTTITPSSILPLIPVAASLHQAAPVVNNIRVLHTYQNGSLVMSADSIRSTPPPKKKIWLDGCDFELWLVVVDTPEDLPTRDALIYSYINILAKVVGSYDEARMKIYSVSIRGYYAFGARVSSDDSLKLQAIPGVRRVLPDSYVDVENKDYGGEPFIDGKAVPYDAKYHEEFDRNNAIARAKTMNRNRSLVMSSHSIRSKPSPKKKIWLDGCDFEHWLVVVKKPEGSPTRDEIIDSFINTLAKVVGRYYDEARMKIYSVLTRGRYYGFGANVSSDDSLKLRGIPGVLRVLPDSYMDVENKDYGVTSRVVNEPSRARARLVWNSQSSSSDRFKPNILSWSSSRLIV, encoded by the exons ATGGCAGCTCGTGTTCTCTTCACTGCAAACCAAACTCTAATTTCCCGTATCTCAACCACCATCACACCTTCCTCCATCCTCCCACTCATCCCTGTCGCCGCCAGTTTACATCAGGCAGCACCTGTTGTCAACAACATTCGTGTTTTACACACTTACCAGAACGGATCTTTGGTAATGTCCGCGGACTCTATCCGGTCGACACCTCCACCAAAGAAAAAGATATGGCTTGATGGCTGTGATTTTGAACTTTGGCTTGTTGTCGTTGATACACCTGAAGATTTACCTACTCGAGATGCACTTATTTATTCGTATATCAATATTTTAGCAAAAGTTGTTGG TAGTTATGATGAAGCAAGAATGAAAATCTATTCAGTCTCGATTAGAGGTTATTATGCTTTTGGAGCACGCGTGTCGTCAGATGACTCTCTCAAGCTACAAG CAATACCTGGTGTTCGCCGGGTGCTACCGGATTCATATGTGGACGTAGAGAACAAAGACTATGGAG GGGAACCATTTATTGATGGGAAGGCTGTTCCTTATGATGCTAAGTACCATGAGGAGTTTGATAGAAATAATGCTATCGCTCGAGCCAAGACGATGAATAGGAACAGATCTTTGGTAATGTCCTCGCACTCTATCCGGTCGAAACCTTCACCAAAGAAAAAGATTTGGCTTGATGGCTGTGATTTTGAACATTGGCTTGTTGTCGTTAAAAAACCTGAAGGTTCACCTACTCGAGATGAAATTATTGATTCGTTTATCAATACTTTAGCAAAAGTTGTTGGAAGATA TTATGATGAAGCAAGGATGAAAATCTATTCAGTTTTGACTAGAGGTCGTTATTATGGTTTTGGAGCAAATGTGTCTTCAGATGACTCTCTCAAGCTACGAG GGATACCTGGTGTTCTTCGGGTGCTACCTGATTCATATATGGACGTAGAGAACAAAGACTATGGAG TTACAAGTAGGGTtgtaaacgagccgagccgagctcgagctcggctcgtttggaATTCACAGAGCTCAAGCTCGGATCGGTTCAAGCCTAATATCTTAAGTTGGAGCTCGTCTCGTTTGATCGTTTGA